Proteins co-encoded in one Dreissena polymorpha isolate Duluth1 chromosome 12, UMN_Dpol_1.0, whole genome shotgun sequence genomic window:
- the LOC127853415 gene encoding uncharacterized protein LOC127853415 — MLPEIALPRMGTYTGIRQPNKPWFIPSQRVELTKTKCTSVSKPLVKPSKLVVHVDDQIAGPSHLCDDTLTDVNNNSTPKEVCTNKRTGRCRTAKFVGRQIRHKWIVDKETKKSKWYIGTVIDVVSGKDGDPQAVHEVLYKGEDSPYEVDGLQRDLDEGSLKFVDI; from the exons ATGCTTCCTGAAATAGCCCTCCCAAGAATGGGAACATATACTGGAATTAGACAACCAAACAAACCATGG TTCATTCCTAGTCAACGAGTTGAATTGACGAAGACAAAATGTACAAGTGTTTCCAAGCCATTAGTAAAACCGTCAAAATTGGTAGTACATGTAGATGATCAAATAGCGGGTCCATCCCATCTATGCGATGATACATTGACTGATGTCAATAACAATTCAACACCAaag GAAGTTTGCACCAATAAAAGGACTGGTCGATGCAGAACAGCAAAGTTTGTTGGTCGACAGATTCGACACAAATGGATTGTTGATAAGGAAACCAAAAAGAGCAAATGGTATATTGGAACAGTGATAGATGTAGTATCag GAAAAGACGGTGATCCACAAGCGGTACATGAAGTCTTGTATAAAGGAGAAGACAGCCCATATGAGGTGGATGGTCTTCAACGGGATTTAGATGAAGGCTCGTTGAAGTTCGTTGATATATAG